CGGGACGCAGCCTGGACCGGCCGCTGGGCACCATCCCCGCGGCGGACGTCTGGGCCGTCGTCGACGGCGACCGGATGCGGATGCTCACCACAACGGAGCTCCAGCGCGGCATGGGCTTCCCGGCCAGCTACCGCATCCTCGGCACGCGCGCCGACGTCACGAAGCAGCTCGGCAACGCCGTTCCGCCCCCGCTCGCGTGCGGTGTCGCGCGACAGGCCCTGGAGGCCGCATGAGTTGCCCGCGCCCGATTGACGCTGTTCTCGCCCGCGCCGCGCGCTGGACGGTGGAGCACGGGCTCCTGCAGGACGTGCTTCCGACGCTGCCGGCGGAGTCCGTGGATGCCGTCGTGACGGATCCACCCTACGAGCTCGGTTTCATGGGCAAGGGCTGGGACCGCTCGGGCATCGCGTTCGACCCGGCCACCTGGGCGGCAGTGCTCCGCGTGCTCAAGCCCGGCGGCCATCTGCTCGCCTTCGGCGGCTCGAGGACCTTCCATCGCGTCGCGTGTGCCATTGAGGCCACGGGCCTCGAGGTCCGCGACACGCTCTCGTGGCTGTACGGCACGGGGTTCCCCAAGTCGCTTAACGTGGGCGAGGGGCGCGGCACCGCGCTCAAGCCCGCGTGGGAGCCCATCATCCTCGCGCGCAAGCCGCTGGTCGGCACGGTCGCGGCCAACGTCGAGGCGCACGGCACCGGCGCCCTGAACATCGACGCGTGCCGCATCGCCTACGCCGGAGCGGACGACATGGACAACGCCCGGGTTCCACAGCCGGCGTTCAATTCATCCTCCGGCCTCGTCTACAACATGCAGACCGGGACCGGACGCAACGGCGAGATGTTCGACCCGGGAAAGGGCCGCTGGCCCGCGAACGTCGTGCTCGACGAGGAGGCCGCCGCGGCGCTCGACGCGAGCGACAACCACTCACCCGGCGCCGGGCCCTCCCGCTTTTTCTACACCGCTAAGGCCAGCCGGGCCGAGCGCGATGCCGGGTGCGAGTCGCTACCCGCTCGCACGGGCGCGGAGGCCACCGACAGCGAGGAGGGCCAGGCCCGGCTGAACAGCCCGCGGACCGGGGCTGGACGCACCGGCGGCGCGCGGAACATCCACCCCACCGTCAAGCCTGTGGCCCTCATGCGGTGGCTGGTGCGGCTGGTGACACCTCCAGGCGGCGTGGTGCTGGACCCGTTCGCGGGCAGCGGCAGCACCGGGGTCGCAGCGCTCCGTGAGGGTCGACGCTTCGTGGGCGTCGAGCAGTCCGGCGAGTACGTGGAGATCGCCCGGTGTCGGCTCGCCCACGGCGCCCCGGATGACGCGCAGGGTGATCTCTTCGCCGGGGGCGCGCCATGACGTGCATGCCCTGGTTCAAGGTCCACAGCGGCTGGACGACGCACGAGAAGGTCCTCACCCTCTGCGCCCTCCTGCGCGATGACCGCGCCGA
This region of Corallococcus silvisoli genomic DNA includes:
- a CDS encoding DNA-methyltransferase; the encoded protein is MSCPRPIDAVLARAARWTVEHGLLQDVLPTLPAESVDAVVTDPPYELGFMGKGWDRSGIAFDPATWAAVLRVLKPGGHLLAFGGSRTFHRVACAIEATGLEVRDTLSWLYGTGFPKSLNVGEGRGTALKPAWEPIILARKPLVGTVAANVEAHGTGALNIDACRIAYAGADDMDNARVPQPAFNSSSGLVYNMQTGTGRNGEMFDPGKGRWPANVVLDEEAAAALDASDNHSPGAGPSRFFYTAKASRAERDAGCESLPARTGAEATDSEEGQARLNSPRTGAGRTGGARNIHPTVKPVALMRWLVRLVTPPGGVVLDPFAGSGSTGVAALREGRRFVGVEQSGEYVEIARCRLAHGAPDDAQGDLFAGGAP